The following proteins are encoded in a genomic region of Rubrobacter xylanophilus DSM 9941:
- a CDS encoding ammonium transporter, with amino-acid sequence MLRKTFVLAAASALLTLALPALGLAQEEAPPGNRELSLALDTVWVLVAAVLVLFMQAGFAMLEVGFSRMKNVGSVVAKILANLAIAAVLFWAVGFAVAFGTGNALFGTQGWFLAVPEGAVDEVYAGLAWTQVPLSAKFLFQVAFCAVSLAIVWGTMLERTKFAVYLVFAVVFAGIIYPMVGHWVWGGGWLTELGMQDFAGSTVVHLSGAMAALAGTLLLGPRLGKYDDEGRPVTIPGHNMPLAVLGVLILWIGWYGFNPGSTMAATPQIADIALTTTLAAACGVLGAMAMSYLYRRHVDVGMAGNGAIAALVAITAPCAFVAPWASAIIGFVAGVIMYATLLFVDRIGVDDPLGAIAAHGMGGVWGTLSAGLFTTPELAAVGRPGLLYGGGLYQLGVQALGILAAGGFVFLASLLVFAALKATIGLRVKPEQELNGLDVSEHGVYGYAGFPEHLIATDHPVNGNGGGAPRNAPAEGAA; translated from the coding sequence TTGTTGCGCAAGACGTTCGTGCTGGCCGCGGCCTCGGCCCTGCTGACGCTGGCCCTGCCGGCCCTGGGGCTGGCCCAGGAGGAGGCTCCCCCCGGCAACCGGGAGCTTTCCCTGGCGCTGGACACCGTGTGGGTGCTCGTGGCGGCGGTGCTGGTCCTGTTTATGCAGGCGGGCTTCGCGATGCTCGAGGTCGGGTTCTCCCGCATGAAGAACGTCGGCAGCGTGGTCGCCAAGATCCTCGCCAACCTCGCCATCGCCGCCGTGCTGTTCTGGGCCGTGGGGTTCGCCGTCGCCTTCGGGACCGGCAACGCCCTCTTCGGGACGCAGGGCTGGTTTCTGGCCGTGCCGGAGGGGGCGGTAGACGAGGTCTACGCCGGGCTCGCCTGGACGCAGGTGCCGCTCTCGGCCAAGTTCCTCTTCCAGGTCGCCTTCTGCGCCGTCTCGCTGGCGATCGTGTGGGGCACGATGCTCGAGCGCACCAAGTTCGCGGTGTACCTCGTCTTCGCGGTGGTCTTCGCCGGGATCATCTACCCGATGGTGGGGCACTGGGTCTGGGGCGGCGGCTGGCTCACCGAGCTCGGGATGCAGGACTTCGCCGGCTCCACGGTCGTCCACCTCTCCGGGGCGATGGCGGCCCTCGCCGGGACGCTCCTTCTGGGCCCCCGTCTCGGCAAGTACGACGACGAGGGGCGCCCCGTCACGATACCGGGACACAACATGCCGCTCGCGGTGCTCGGCGTCCTCATACTCTGGATCGGCTGGTACGGCTTCAACCCCGGCTCCACGATGGCGGCCACCCCCCAGATCGCGGACATCGCCCTCACCACCACCCTGGCCGCCGCCTGCGGGGTGCTCGGGGCGATGGCCATGAGCTACCTCTACCGCCGCCACGTGGACGTGGGGATGGCGGGCAACGGGGCCATCGCCGCGCTCGTCGCCATCACCGCCCCCTGCGCCTTCGTCGCGCCGTGGGCCTCGGCCATCATCGGCTTCGTCGCCGGCGTGATCATGTACGCCACCCTCCTCTTCGTGGACCGCATCGGGGTAGACGACCCCCTCGGCGCCATCGCCGCGCACGGCATGGGGGGCGTCTGGGGCACGCTCTCCGCCGGGCTCTTCACCACCCCCGAGCTCGCGGCCGTCGGCCGGCCCGGCCTCCTCTACGGCGGCGGGCTCTACCAGCTCGGCGTGCAGGCGCTCGGCATCCTGGCCGCCGGGGGGTTCGTCTTCCTCGCCTCGCTCCTGGTGTTCGCCGCGCTCAAGGCGACGATCGGGCTCAGGGTCAAGCCGGAGCAGGAGCTCAACGGGCTCGACGTGAGCGAGCACGGCGTCTACGGCTACGCCGGCTTCCCGGAGCACCTGATCGCCACGGACCACCCGGTGAACGGCAACGGCGGCGGCGCGCCGCGGAATGCCCCGGCAGAGGGGGCGGCCTGA
- a CDS encoding PucR family transcriptional regulator → MSPGGIPLPDFARLLAGEARAECLSAGDPGRRVLGISVEEPVEGWLGPDEAAVTDRAELDASFLKSLAGSGCPAVVWRAPPERTPGEAPQLAAGLGLALFRVSPGVPLRRVLGALSDGEGLLRLSHRAVRELLEGAGEWTPAEAAERISRLLGRRVVVEDAVGRLVAGGEDNPLRELLEREELRASRPSGVDETRRDRRDRYARLPDGFLSVPVERWRVAGRELFWVPLGGGSPAGYLWVDCEGSPLGTGDVIVLYWARRVLEGALGRERIRLETELGMRGDLLDDLIAGHYGSVDLLLQRALYLGADLSRGALAAIVDIDEFARYLERRRLKEPAVQELKRRLADAVRLQARQLFSGFLLGPRSDNVILFLPPSPEAPPDTLRERALELSGRVQRYVRGLLPDLTVSVGIGRYREDPAELPEAYSEAEMALRIGHRIKGPSSVSTFEETGTYKLLFRVLQESPEELESFYAETVEPAVRYDLRYGTGLVQTLASYLRNDASTSRTASELFTHRHTIRYRLERIRELTGLDVDRSEDRERLALGIKAMQLLGRAPEEPSPLSDR, encoded by the coding sequence ATGAGCCCCGGCGGCATACCCCTCCCGGACTTCGCCCGCCTCCTGGCCGGGGAGGCGCGGGCCGAGTGCCTCTCCGCGGGGGACCCCGGCCGCCGGGTGCTCGGGATCTCCGTGGAGGAGCCGGTGGAGGGCTGGCTCGGCCCGGACGAGGCCGCGGTGACGGACCGCGCGGAGCTGGACGCCTCCTTCCTGAAGTCCCTCGCGGGGAGCGGCTGCCCCGCGGTGGTGTGGCGCGCCCCCCCGGAACGGACGCCGGGGGAGGCGCCGCAGCTCGCCGCCGGCCTGGGGCTCGCCCTGTTCCGAGTCTCCCCCGGGGTGCCCCTCCGCCGCGTGCTCGGCGCCCTCTCCGACGGGGAGGGGCTTTTGCGCCTCTCCCACCGCGCGGTGCGCGAGCTGCTGGAGGGCGCCGGGGAGTGGACCCCCGCAGAGGCGGCGGAGCGGATCTCCCGGCTCCTCGGCCGGCGCGTGGTGGTCGAGGACGCCGTGGGGCGGCTCGTCGCCGGCGGGGAGGACAACCCCCTGCGGGAGCTGCTGGAGAGGGAGGAGCTGCGGGCCTCCCGCCCCTCCGGGGTGGACGAGACCCGCCGCGACCGGAGGGACCGCTACGCCCGGCTGCCGGACGGCTTCCTCTCGGTGCCCGTGGAGCGCTGGCGGGTGGCGGGGCGGGAGCTCTTCTGGGTCCCGCTCGGCGGGGGGAGCCCGGCGGGCTACCTGTGGGTGGACTGCGAGGGCTCGCCGCTCGGCACCGGGGACGTGATCGTGCTCTACTGGGCCCGCCGGGTGTTGGAGGGGGCGCTGGGCCGGGAGAGGATCCGGCTGGAGACCGAGCTGGGGATGCGGGGCGACCTCCTCGACGACCTCATCGCCGGCCACTACGGCTCCGTGGACCTCCTGCTGCAGCGGGCGCTCTACCTCGGGGCCGACCTCTCCCGCGGGGCCCTGGCCGCGATCGTGGACATCGACGAGTTCGCCCGCTACCTGGAGCGCCGCCGGCTCAAGGAGCCCGCCGTCCAGGAGCTCAAGCGCCGCCTCGCCGACGCGGTGCGCCTGCAGGCCCGCCAGCTCTTCTCCGGCTTCCTGCTCGGCCCGCGGTCGGACAACGTGATCCTCTTTCTCCCCCCCTCCCCGGAGGCCCCCCCCGACACCCTCCGGGAGCGGGCGCTCGAACTCTCCGGCAGGGTGCAGCGCTACGTAAGGGGGCTCCTGCCGGACCTCACCGTCTCGGTGGGCATCGGCCGCTACCGGGAGGACCCGGCCGAACTGCCGGAGGCCTACTCGGAGGCCGAGATGGCGCTCAGGATCGGCCACCGGATAAAGGGCCCCTCCTCGGTCTCCACCTTCGAGGAGACCGGCACCTACAAGCTGCTCTTCCGGGTGCTGCAGGAGAGCCCGGAGGAGCTGGAGTCCTTCTACGCCGAGACCGTGGAGCCGGCGGTCCGCTACGACCTGCGCTACGGCACCGGTCTGGTGCAGACCCTAGCCTCCTACCTCCGCAACGACGCCTCCACCTCCAGGACCGCCTCCGAGCTCTTCACCCACCGGCACACCATCCGCTACCGGCTGGAGAGGATAAGGGAGCTCACCGGCCTGGACGTGGACCGGAGCGAGGACCGCGAGCGCCTCGCCCTGGGGATAAAGGCGATGCAGCTCCTCGGCCGCGCCCCCGAGGAACCCTCCCCCCTCTCCGACCGCTGA
- a CDS encoding PH domain-containing protein, protein MGAPIAEAAAHRNTIVRVYEDRVELVSGWLGERVETVRHRDIADVRVQGLVNCTLHIWSNSGRLYRLGRMALPDARAVKAAIERQKRRAASYE, encoded by the coding sequence GTGGGAGCGCCGATAGCAGAGGCCGCAGCGCACCGGAACACGATCGTGCGGGTCTACGAGGACCGGGTGGAGCTCGTCAGCGGCTGGCTCGGAGAGCGGGTAGAGACGGTCCGGCACAGGGACATAGCCGACGTGAGGGTGCAGGGGCTCGTGAACTGCACCCTGCACATCTGGAGCAACAGCGGGAGGCTCTACCGGCTGGGCAGGATGGCCCTCCCCGACGCCCGGGCGGTGAAGGCCGCGATAGAGCGCCAGAAGCGGAGGGCCGCCTCCTACGAGTAG
- the uvrA gene encoding excinuclease ABC subunit UvrA produces MAESHIVVRGAREHNLKNVDVSIPRDVLVVVTGLSGSGKSSLAFDTIYAEGQRRYVESLSAYARQFLGQMDKPEVDHIDGLSPAVSIDQKTTSNNPRSTVATVTEIYDYLRLLYARAGRPHCHVCGFPVARSTPQQMVERVLALPERTRFMVLAPVVRGRKGEYGRLLRELAEEGYARVRVDGEVHELPVELELDKNRKHDIEVVVDRLVMREGIERRLTDSIETALGLAEGLVQVETVGRDGSPGESMLFSESFTCTNCGASIAEIQPRTFSFNSPHGACDRCDGLGSRLEIDPELVVPNEGLSVNEGAIAPWANSQSEYHASVLAALSEKYGIDLDAPWRELPEEHRRLILYGTDGESIYVSYRNRYGRRRQYMTRFDGVIGNLERRYAETDSEYRRERIEEYMSHVPCPKCGGARLRPEALAVTVGGKNIYEFTQMSVTEAQSFFDGVRFTQREWLIAERVVKEIRERLGFLVDVGLGYLTLSRAAGTLSGGEAQRIRLASQVGSGLVGVLYVLDEPSIGLHQRDNRRLLNTLLRLRDLGNTLIVVEHDEETIRTADHIVDVGPGAGVHGGEIVAQGTVEDIVAEPRSVTGDYLSGRRRIEPPGERRRPSGSVAVLGASEHNLKGVDVEFPLGVFTCVTGVSGSGKSTLVNEILYKALANRVNRGKHRPGRHAGLRGVEQLDKVIDIDQSPIGRTPRSNPATYTKVFDHIRALFAATPEAKIRGYKPGRFSFNVKGGRCEACRGDGQIRIEMHFLPDVYVPCEVCKGRRYNAETLRVTYKGRSIADVLEMTVEEACEFFASVPAISRRMQTLRDVGLGYIRLGQPATTLSGGEAQRVKLASELGKRATGRTLYILDEPTTGLHFADVERLLGILHRLVDAGNTVIVIEHNLDVIRSADYIIDLGPEGGDGGGEVVAAGTPEEVARVERSHTGRFLRGLLPEVAAAS; encoded by the coding sequence ATAGCCGAGAGCCACATAGTCGTCCGGGGGGCGCGCGAGCACAACCTGAAGAACGTCGACGTCTCCATCCCGCGCGACGTGCTGGTGGTGGTCACGGGGCTCTCCGGGAGCGGGAAGTCCTCGCTCGCCTTCGACACCATCTACGCCGAGGGGCAGAGGCGCTACGTGGAGAGCCTCTCCGCCTACGCCCGGCAGTTCCTCGGGCAGATGGACAAGCCCGAGGTGGACCACATCGACGGGCTCTCCCCGGCGGTCTCCATAGACCAGAAGACCACCTCCAACAACCCGCGCTCCACGGTGGCGACGGTCACCGAGATCTACGACTACCTCCGGCTCCTGTACGCCCGCGCCGGGCGCCCGCACTGCCACGTTTGCGGCTTTCCCGTGGCCCGCTCCACGCCGCAGCAGATGGTGGAGAGGGTGCTGGCGCTGCCGGAGAGGACGCGCTTCATGGTGCTCGCGCCGGTCGTGCGGGGGCGCAAGGGCGAGTACGGGAGGCTCCTCAGGGAGCTGGCCGAGGAGGGCTACGCGCGGGTGCGCGTCGACGGCGAGGTGCACGAGCTGCCGGTGGAGCTGGAGCTGGACAAAAACCGCAAGCACGACATCGAGGTGGTGGTGGACCGGCTGGTGATGCGGGAGGGCATCGAGCGGCGCCTGACCGACTCCATCGAGACCGCCCTCGGGCTGGCGGAGGGGCTGGTGCAGGTGGAGACCGTCGGGCGGGACGGCTCGCCCGGCGAGTCCATGCTCTTCTCCGAGAGCTTCACCTGCACCAACTGCGGGGCCTCCATAGCCGAGATCCAGCCGCGCACCTTCTCGTTCAACAGCCCGCACGGGGCGTGCGACCGCTGCGACGGGCTCGGGAGCCGGCTGGAGATAGACCCGGAGCTCGTGGTCCCGAACGAGGGGCTGAGCGTGAACGAGGGGGCCATAGCCCCCTGGGCCAACTCCCAGAGCGAGTACCACGCGAGCGTGCTCGCGGCGCTCTCCGAGAAGTACGGGATAGACCTCGACGCCCCGTGGCGCGAGCTGCCCGAGGAGCACAGGCGGCTCATCCTCTACGGGACGGACGGGGAGAGCATCTACGTCTCCTACCGCAACCGCTACGGCCGCCGGCGGCAGTACATGACCCGCTTCGACGGGGTCATCGGCAACCTGGAGCGCCGCTACGCCGAGACCGACTCCGAGTACCGGCGGGAGAGGATCGAGGAGTACATGAGCCACGTCCCCTGCCCCAAGTGCGGGGGGGCGCGCCTGCGGCCCGAGGCGCTCGCCGTGACCGTCGGCGGCAAGAACATCTACGAGTTCACCCAGATGAGCGTCACCGAGGCGCAGTCCTTCTTCGACGGCGTCCGGTTCACGCAGCGGGAGTGGCTCATAGCGGAGCGGGTGGTGAAGGAGATCCGGGAGCGCCTCGGGTTCCTGGTGGACGTCGGCCTCGGCTACCTCACTTTGAGCCGCGCGGCCGGGACGCTCTCCGGTGGGGAGGCGCAGCGGATACGGCTCGCCTCGCAGGTGGGGAGCGGGCTGGTGGGCGTGCTCTACGTGCTCGACGAGCCCTCCATCGGGCTGCACCAGCGGGACAACCGCCGGCTGCTGAACACCCTCCTGCGGCTGCGCGACCTCGGCAACACGCTCATCGTGGTCGAGCACGACGAGGAGACGATCCGGACCGCCGACCACATAGTTGACGTGGGGCCGGGGGCCGGGGTGCACGGCGGGGAGATCGTGGCGCAGGGCACGGTCGAGGACATCGTCGCCGAGCCGCGCTCGGTGACCGGGGACTACCTCTCGGGGCGCCGCAGGATAGAGCCCCCCGGGGAGCGCCGCAGGCCCTCCGGGAGCGTGGCGGTGCTCGGGGCGAGCGAGCACAACCTCAAGGGCGTGGACGTGGAGTTCCCGCTCGGGGTCTTCACGTGCGTCACGGGGGTCTCGGGGTCCGGGAAGAGCACGCTGGTGAACGAGATCCTCTACAAGGCCCTCGCCAACCGGGTCAACCGCGGCAAGCATCGGCCCGGGAGGCACGCGGGGTTGCGGGGGGTGGAGCAGCTGGACAAGGTCATCGACATAGACCAGAGCCCCATCGGCAGGACCCCACGCTCCAACCCCGCCACCTACACCAAGGTCTTCGACCACATAAGGGCGCTCTTCGCGGCGACGCCGGAGGCGAAGATCAGGGGCTACAAGCCGGGCCGGTTCTCGTTCAACGTCAAGGGCGGCCGGTGCGAGGCGTGCCGGGGGGACGGCCAGATCCGCATCGAGATGCACTTCCTCCCCGACGTCTACGTGCCGTGCGAGGTCTGCAAGGGCCGCCGCTACAACGCCGAGACCCTGCGCGTCACCTACAAGGGCCGCTCCATCGCCGACGTGCTGGAGATGACCGTCGAGGAGGCGTGCGAGTTCTTCGCCTCCGTGCCCGCGATCTCGCGGCGGATGCAGACCCTGCGCGACGTGGGGCTCGGCTACATCCGGCTGGGGCAGCCGGCGACCACCCTCTCCGGCGGGGAGGCGCAGCGGGTGAAGCTCGCGAGCGAGCTCGGCAAACGGGCGACCGGCAGGACCCTGTACATCCTCGACGAGCCCACGACGGGGCTGCACTTCGCCGACGTGGAGCGGCTGCTCGGCATCCTGCACCGGCTCGTGGACGCGGGGAACACGGTCATCGTCATCGAGCACAACCTGGACGTCATCCGCTCCGCGGACTACATCATAGACCTCGGCCCCGAGGGCGGCGACGGGGGCGGGGAGGTGGTCGCCGCCGGCACCCCGGAGGAGGTGGCCCGCGTCGAGCGGTCGCACACCGGGCGCTTTCTGCGCGGCCTGCTCCCGGAGGTGGCGGCGGCGAGCTAG
- the uvrB gene encoding excinuclease ABC subunit UvrB, translating into METHSGGFRVSSEYEPTGDQPQAIERLSEGLEAGLRAQTLLGVTGSGKTHTMARVIEKVGRPALVIAHNKTLAAQLASEFSEFFPNNAVEYFVSYYDYYQPEAYVPQTDTFIEKDAQINEDIDRLRHSATSALFTRRDVIVVASVSAIYGLGSPEEYRQKMVLLERGGFYDLDDVLRDLVRIQYTRNDYQLSRGNFRVRGDVLEVHPAYQDTFYRLSFFGDELEGIMEVDPVTGEVLREPESLTVYPATHFVTGEERLRRAIEGIEAELEERYAELEREGKMLEAYRLRQRTQYDLEMLRELGYCSGIENYSRHLDGRPPGSTPYTLLDYFPEDYVTFVDESHITLPQIRGMYNGDRSRKETLVEHGFRLPSALDNRPLRWEEFLLKTNQLVFVSATPGPYELENSERVVEQIIRPTGLVDPEVEVRPTRNQIDDLMNEVHRRVERNERVLITTLTIKMAEDLTDYLLEHGVKARYMHANIETLDRIQIIRGLRTGEFDVLVGINLLREGLDLPEVSLVAILDADKEGFLRGERALIQTIGRAARNANGRVIMYADTETEAMRAAIRETNRRRSIQMEYNRRHGIEPRTIRKGVSDILLAAEARGLYRAGRRRRAAEAPRDPGELRDLIARLQAEMMEAAEELKFEYAAKLRDEIKDLERELQEAAS; encoded by the coding sequence ATCGAGACACATAGCGGCGGCTTCCGGGTAAGCAGCGAGTACGAGCCCACCGGCGACCAGCCCCAGGCCATAGAGCGCCTCTCGGAGGGGCTCGAGGCCGGGCTGCGGGCGCAGACGCTGCTCGGGGTGACCGGCTCGGGCAAGACCCACACCATGGCGCGGGTCATCGAGAAGGTCGGGAGGCCCGCGCTCGTCATCGCGCACAACAAGACGCTCGCCGCGCAGCTCGCCAGCGAGTTCTCCGAGTTCTTCCCCAACAACGCCGTCGAGTACTTCGTGAGCTACTACGACTACTACCAGCCCGAGGCCTACGTCCCGCAGACGGACACGTTCATCGAGAAGGACGCCCAGATCAACGAGGACATAGACCGCCTGAGGCACTCGGCCACCAGCGCGCTCTTCACCCGGCGCGACGTGATCGTGGTGGCGAGCGTCTCGGCCATCTACGGCCTGGGGAGCCCGGAGGAGTACCGGCAGAAGATGGTCCTGCTGGAGAGGGGCGGCTTCTACGACCTCGACGACGTGCTGCGGGATCTGGTGCGCATCCAGTACACCAGGAACGACTACCAGCTCTCACGCGGCAACTTCCGGGTGCGCGGCGACGTGCTGGAGGTCCACCCGGCCTACCAGGACACCTTCTACCGCCTCTCCTTCTTCGGCGACGAGCTGGAGGGCATCATGGAGGTCGACCCGGTAACCGGGGAGGTGCTGCGCGAGCCGGAGTCGCTCACGGTCTACCCCGCCACCCACTTCGTCACCGGCGAGGAGCGGCTGCGGCGGGCCATAGAGGGCATCGAGGCGGAACTCGAGGAGCGCTACGCCGAGCTCGAGCGGGAGGGGAAGATGCTCGAGGCCTACCGCCTCAGGCAGCGGACCCAGTACGACCTGGAGATGCTGCGGGAGCTCGGCTACTGCTCGGGGATAGAGAACTACTCGCGCCACCTCGACGGCCGCCCGCCCGGCTCCACCCCCTACACCCTGCTGGATTACTTCCCCGAGGACTACGTCACCTTCGTGGACGAGTCGCACATCACGCTGCCGCAGATCCGGGGGATGTACAACGGGGACCGCAGCCGCAAGGAGACGCTGGTGGAGCACGGCTTCCGGCTTCCCTCCGCGCTGGACAACCGGCCCCTGAGGTGGGAGGAGTTCCTGCTGAAGACCAACCAGCTCGTCTTCGTCTCGGCCACGCCGGGCCCCTACGAGCTCGAGAACAGCGAGCGGGTGGTCGAGCAGATCATCCGCCCCACCGGGCTCGTGGACCCGGAGGTGGAGGTCAGGCCGACGAGAAACCAGATCGACGACCTGATGAACGAGGTCCACCGGCGCGTCGAGCGCAACGAGCGGGTGCTCATCACCACGCTCACCATAAAGATGGCCGAGGACCTCACCGACTACCTGCTGGAGCACGGGGTGAAGGCCCGCTACATGCACGCCAACATCGAGACGCTGGACCGCATCCAGATCATCCGGGGCCTCAGGACCGGCGAGTTCGACGTGCTGGTGGGGATAAACCTGCTGCGGGAGGGGCTGGATTTGCCGGAGGTCTCGCTCGTGGCCATCCTGGACGCGGACAAGGAGGGCTTTCTGCGCGGCGAGCGGGCGCTCATCCAGACCATCGGGCGGGCGGCGCGCAACGCGAACGGGCGGGTGATCATGTACGCCGACACCGAGACGGAGGCGATGCGCGCGGCGATCCGGGAGACCAACCGCCGCCGCAGCATCCAGATGGAGTACAACCGCCGCCACGGCATCGAGCCGCGCACGATCAGGAAGGGCGTCTCGGACATCCTGCTCGCGGCCGAGGCGAGGGGTCTGTACCGGGCGGGCCGGAGGCGGCGGGCGGCGGAGGCCCCGCGGGACCCGGGGGAGCTGCGCGACCTGATCGCCAGGCTGCAGGCGGAGATGATGGAGGCCGCCGAGGAGCTGAAGTTCGAGTACGCGGCGAAGCTGCGGGACGAGATAAAGGACCTCGAGCGCGAGCTGCAGGAGGCTGCCTCCTAG
- a CDS encoding amino acid permease has product MGIMRTKSIEQSIRDTDHPDFRLRKALGALDLTLFGIGVIIGTGIFVLTGVAAATNAGPAIALSFVVAGVACALAALCYAEFASTVPVAGSAYTFSYAALGEFLAWIIGWDLVLEFIVGASAVSVGWSGYFNSVLQSFFGITLPESLLAAPGDGGVVNLPAVGIVVLLVIVLVLGITLSSRVNQVITTIKLLVVLFFIVYGIWFVNPENWSPFLPPREPAPAGEGFSFSQTTLWELLFGSAGSFGFTGMITGASIVFFAYIGFDIVATTAEETRNPQRDLPIGILGSLAICTVLYVLVSLIMTGLVPYQQLNTASPMATALSRLGLDWAAGLVSIGAICGLTTVTMILMLGQSRVAFAMSRDRLLPPWFAKVHPRFRTPYRITITTGVVVALLAGFVPLGTLAELVNIGTLFAFVLVSIGVIVLRRTRPDLHRAFRTPLVPVVPILAALVCIYLMLNLAVGTWIRFLVWMAIGLVLYFVYSMHHSRLAVGEDIEEVAEEAR; this is encoded by the coding sequence ATGGGGATAATGAGGACCAAGTCCATCGAGCAATCCATCCGGGACACGGACCACCCGGACTTCAGGCTACGCAAGGCGCTGGGGGCGCTAGACCTGACGCTCTTCGGCATCGGGGTCATCATCGGTACCGGCATCTTCGTGCTGACCGGGGTGGCGGCGGCCACGAACGCGGGGCCGGCGATCGCGCTCTCCTTCGTGGTGGCGGGGGTGGCCTGCGCCCTGGCGGCGCTCTGCTACGCGGAGTTCGCCAGCACCGTGCCGGTGGCCGGGAGCGCCTACACCTTCTCCTACGCGGCGCTGGGCGAGTTTCTGGCCTGGATCATCGGCTGGGACCTGGTGCTGGAGTTCATCGTGGGCGCCTCCGCCGTCTCGGTGGGGTGGTCGGGCTACTTCAACAGCGTGCTGCAGAGCTTCTTCGGGATAACCCTGCCCGAGTCGCTGCTCGCCGCCCCCGGAGACGGCGGCGTCGTGAACCTGCCGGCGGTGGGCATCGTCGTGCTCCTGGTCATCGTGCTGGTGTTGGGGATCACGCTCAGCTCCCGCGTCAACCAGGTCATAACCACCATAAAGCTCTTGGTGGTCCTCTTCTTCATCGTCTACGGCATCTGGTTCGTCAACCCGGAGAACTGGTCGCCGTTCCTCCCGCCGCGGGAGCCGGCGCCGGCCGGCGAGGGGTTCTCCTTCAGCCAGACGACGCTGTGGGAGCTGCTGTTCGGCAGCGCGGGCTCCTTCGGGTTCACCGGCATGATCACCGGGGCCTCCATCGTGTTCTTCGCCTACATCGGCTTTGACATCGTGGCCACCACCGCCGAGGAGACCCGCAACCCCCAGCGGGATCTGCCGATCGGCATCCTGGGCTCGCTCGCCATCTGCACGGTGCTCTACGTGCTGGTCTCCCTGATCATGACCGGGCTGGTTCCCTACCAGCAGCTGAACACCGCCTCCCCCATGGCCACCGCCCTCTCCCGCCTGGGCCTCGACTGGGCCGCCGGGCTGGTCTCCATCGGGGCCATCTGCGGCCTGACGACGGTGACCATGATCCTGATGCTCGGCCAGAGCCGGGTGGCCTTCGCGATGAGCCGCGACCGGCTGCTGCCCCCCTGGTTCGCCAAGGTCCACCCCCGCTTCAGGACGCCCTACCGGATCACCATAACCACCGGCGTGGTGGTCGCCCTGCTGGCCGGCTTCGTGCCCCTGGGGACCCTCGCCGAGCTGGTGAACATCGGCACCCTCTTCGCCTTCGTGCTGGTCTCCATAGGGGTCATCGTCCTGCGCCGCACCCGGCCCGACCTGCACCGGGCGTTTAGGACGCCGCTTGTGCCGGTGGTGCCCATCCTCGCGGCGCTGGTGTGCATCTACCTGATGCTCAACCTGGCGGTGGGCACCTGGATCCGGTTCCTGGTCTGGATGGCGATCGGGCTCGTCCTCTACTTCGTCTACAGCATGCACCACAGCCGGCTGGCCGTCGGGGAGGACATCGAGGAGGTGGCGGAGGAGGCCCGGTAA
- a CDS encoding CPBP family intramembrane glutamic endopeptidase: protein MPGSAAARSLALRHPFLFSGALTLLLLGFAGLGRVFYPQQPVGDLRRLPAAEFRPPTQLERALEAVRSPEGFYWVLALALAAALLSGLGWWREAGLRAPRRGGLVHLWLPLLAAGVALSGGVLPPEGSGELAALLISSGLPVAGEELVFRGLLWRALEERGPLVAAAVTSLLAGALSYAVSATGGPTPEARYIAAFTLCGGLLYAGLRRRTGSLWPPLAGHLAVSLATGVAVLGSGAYQLLLYLGTLGFAAYGLALVLLPARAGGRRPVL, encoded by the coding sequence GTGCCGGGGAGCGCCGCCGCACGGAGCCTCGCGCTGCGACACCCCTTTCTGTTCTCGGGGGCGCTCACGCTGCTGCTCCTCGGGTTCGCCGGGCTGGGGAGGGTGTTCTACCCGCAGCAGCCGGTGGGCGACCTCCGGCGGCTTCCGGCCGCCGAGTTCCGCCCGCCGACCCAGCTCGAGCGGGCGCTGGAGGCGGTGAGGAGCCCGGAGGGGTTCTACTGGGTGCTCGCGCTCGCGCTCGCGGCGGCCCTGCTCTCCGGGCTGGGCTGGTGGCGCGAGGCGGGGCTCCGCGCGCCGCGGCGGGGCGGGCTGGTGCACCTGTGGCTCCCCCTCCTCGCCGCCGGGGTGGCCCTCTCCGGCGGGGTCCTCCCGCCCGAAGGGTCTGGGGAGCTCGCCGCCCTCCTCATCTCCTCCGGGCTCCCCGTCGCCGGGGAGGAGCTGGTCTTCCGCGGCCTCCTGTGGCGGGCGCTCGAGGAGAGGGGGCCCCTGGTGGCGGCCGCGGTCACCTCGCTGCTCGCCGGGGCGCTCTCCTACGCCGTGAGCGCCACCGGCGGCCCCACGCCCGAGGCCCGCTACATAGCCGCCTTCACCCTCTGCGGCGGCCTGCTCTACGCCGGGCTGCGACGGCGCACCGGCTCCCTCTGGCCGCCCCTCGCCGGGCACCTCGCCGTCTCGCTCGCCACCGGCGTGGCCGTGCTGGGCTCCGGGGCCTACCAGCTCCTCCTCTACCTGGGGACGCTGGGGTTTGCGGCCTACGGGCTCGCGCTGGTGCTCCTGCCCGCAAGGGCGGGAGGGCGGCGCCCTGTCCTCTAG